The sequence ATCTCGTCACCGGGCGCGACGCCACGCGTCTGGTGAACCGCATCATCGCGCGCGACATCCACAAGGTCGCCGTCGGCCAGGTGATCTACTGTTGCTGGTGCGACGAGCAGGGCAAGGTGATCGATGACGGCACCATCACCCGCCTGGAAGCCAACGCGTACCGCTGGACCGCTGCCGACCCCAGCCTGCGCTGGTTCCGCCAGAACGCGCTGGGCATGCAGGTGGAGGTCGAGGAGATCTCCGAGCAAGTCGCGGCCCTGGCAGTACAAGGTCCGGCCTCGGGACGTCTGCTCAAGAAGATTACTCAAGCCGACATCGAGAACCTCAAATATTTCCGCATGACGCGCGGCGCGATCGCGAGCGTTCCGGTGGACATCTCCCGCACCGGCTACACCGGTGACCTCGGCTACGAGATCTGGATGCCCTGGGAGAGCGCCCTCACCGTCTGGGACGCCATCACCGAGGCCGGCCGGGAATTCGACCTGCATCCCGCCGGCATGCTGGCGCTCGACGTGGCGCGCATCGAGGCCGGCCTGCTGCTTATCGAAGTGGACTACACCAGCAGCCGCAGGGCCATGATCGACGCGCAGAAGTTCACACCCTACGAGATCGGCCTGGGCAAAATGGTGCATCTCGACAAGCAGGACCCGTTCATCGGACAGAAGGCGCTGATTGAGGAGCATAAGCGCGGCCCCGCCCGCCAGCTCGTTGGCCTGGAGATCCACTGGACCGAGGTGGAAGAGCTCTACGAATCCGTGGGTCTCGCGCCACAGGCGCCCGCGCAGGCTTCGCGCGTGCACGTTCCCGTCTATCAGCACGGCAAGCAAGTGGGCAAGGCGACTTCCACCACGTGGTCGCCGACGCTCAAGAAGATGATCGCCCTGGCCAGCGTGGCGACGCCGCAAGCCGCCGCCGGCACGCTGCTCGAACTCGAACTCACCGTGGAAGCTGTCCGTTACACCGTGGGCGCCACC comes from Terriglobales bacterium and encodes:
- a CDS encoding aminomethyltransferase family protein, whose product is MPIGTAFHERTLALCESLNYREWSGYYTVSSYETHHEHEYNAIRNSVALIDISPLYKYLVTGRDATRLVNRIIARDIHKVAVGQVIYCCWCDEQGKVIDDGTITRLEANAYRWTAADPSLRWFRQNALGMQVEVEEISEQVAALAVQGPASGRLLKKITQADIENLKYFRMTRGAIASVPVDISRTGYTGDLGYEIWMPWESALTVWDAITEAGREFDLHPAGMLALDVARIEAGLLLIEVDYTSSRRAMIDAQKFTPYEIGLGKMVHLDKQDPFIGQKALIEEHKRGPARQLVGLEIHWTEVEELYESVGLAPQAPAQASRVHVPVYQHGKQVGKATSTTWSPTLKKMIALASVATPQAAAGTLLELELTVEAVRYTVGATVVPLPFFSPKRKTATPLSKIDPFAE